A genomic segment from Aegilops tauschii subsp. strangulata cultivar AL8/78 chromosome 1, Aet v6.0, whole genome shotgun sequence encodes:
- the LOC109783495 gene encoding WAT1-related protein At5g64700 — translation MATDAGKKAYVVAMVIQVIYTGMYVVSKAAFDGGMNTFVFIFYRQAAATLLLLPLAILLERRNAPPMSLWLFTKIFMYALLGNTVSMNLHNISLKYTSATVASATSNSIPVITFLFAVLLHLEAIKLRAASGTAKLAGVALCVAGILVIALYAGPPLSPLNHHRAFHAHAAAAAAGKQGEWMKGTFLMLLANVTWSLWIVLQARLLKEYPNKLLATALQCLLSTVQSLALAAAVTAGGGEDMSAAWTLRLDVGLVAVAYSGFVVTGVSFYLQAWCIERRGPVFLAMSNPVGLVLTVFCSSFFLGEVVHLGSVLGGALLVAGLYSVLWGKSKEQPSPPLLSAAPASATTMKQGCDGSNARTGAMNKEEDDEVKLEEEKRAKLDSQV, via the exons ATGGCGACGGATGCAGGGAAGAAGGCGTATGTTGTTGCCATGGTGATCCAGGTGATCTACACCGGCATGTACGTCGTCTCCAAGGCGGCCTTCGATGGCGGCATGAACACCTTCGTCTTCATCTTCTACCGCCAGGCAGCCGCCACTCTCCTCTTGCTACCCCTCGCCATCCTCCTCGAGAG GAGAAACGCGCCACCCATGTCACTGTGGTTGTTCACCAAGATCTTCATGTACGCTCTACTCGG gAACACGGTGAGCATGAACCTGCACAACATCAGCCTCAAGTACACCTCGGCGACGGTGGCATCAGCCACCAGCAACTCCATCCCGGTGATCACCTTCCTcttcgccgtcctcctccacctcGAAGCCATCAAGCTCCGCGCCGCCTCAGGCACGGCAAAGCTCGCCGGCGTCGCGCTCTGCGTCGCCGGCATCCTCGTCATCGCCCTGTACGCCGGGCCGCCACTCAGCCCCCTCAACCACCACCGCGCCTTCCACGcgcacgccgccgccgcggccgccgggAAGCAGGGGGAGTGGATGAAAGGCACGTTCCTGATGCTCCTGGCCAACGTGACGTGGTCGCTCTGGATCGTCCTCCAGGCGCGCCTCCTCAAGGAGTACCCCAACAAGCTGCTGGCCACGGCGCTGCAGTGCCTGCTCAGCACGGTGCAGTCGCTCGCGCTCGCGGCGGCCGTGACCGCCGGTGGCGGGGAGGACATGTCGGCCGCGTGGACGCTGCGGCTGGACGTGGGGCTCGTCGCCGTCGCCTACTCCGGGTTCGTGGTCACGGGGGTGTCCTTCTACCTGCAGGCGTGGTGCATCGAGAGGCGGGGCCCCGTGTTCCTGGCCATGTCTAATCCGGTGGGGCTCGTGCTCACCGTGTTCTGCTCCTCCTTCTTCCTCGGCGAGGTCGTCCACCTCGGCAGCGTCCTCGGCGGGGCGCTGCTGGTCGCCGGGCTGTACAGCGTGCTCTGGGGGAAGAGCAAGGAACAGCCATCGCCGCCGCTGCTTAGTGCAGCTCCTGCATCAGCAACCACCATGAAACAAGGATGCGATGGTAGCAATGCTCGCACCGGCGCCATGAACAAGGAAGAGGACGACGAGGTGAAACTGGAGGAGGAGAAGAGAGCCAAGCTGGATTCACAGGTGTAG